The following are from one region of the Lacinutrix sp. Bg11-31 genome:
- a CDS encoding vancomycin high temperature exclusion protein produces MNRFKTKLFKYAKKLSIIALLAITFAVICNSIIIYNAEGKTFSKTENIPKNKVGLVLGAGKYLKNGRINLYYKYRIDATVKLYKTGKIDFVLASGDNGIEAYDEPTTFKEDLIARGIPEHKIFLDYAGFRTLDSVIRAKEIFSLTQCTIISQKFHNERAIYLAKKNGINAIAFNAKDITGRYGLKTNLREYLAKTKAVLDVVFNVQPKFLGKKIEIK; encoded by the coding sequence ATGAACAGGTTTAAAACGAAACTATTCAAGTATGCAAAAAAGCTATCTATTATTGCTTTACTAGCCATTACGTTTGCAGTAATATGCAATAGTATTATTATTTATAATGCTGAAGGCAAAACGTTTTCCAAAACAGAAAATATTCCTAAAAACAAAGTTGGATTAGTTTTAGGAGCTGGCAAATATCTTAAAAATGGAAGAATAAATTTATACTATAAATATAGAATAGATGCAACCGTAAAATTATATAAAACAGGCAAAATAGATTTTGTTTTAGCAAGTGGAGATAATGGTATCGAAGCATATGATGAACCTACAACCTTTAAAGAAGATTTAATAGCTAGAGGAATACCAGAACATAAAATTTTTCTAGACTATGCAGGTTTTAGAACACTAGACTCGGTTATTAGAGCTAAAGAAATTTTTAGTTTAACCCAATGTACAATCATCTCTCAAAAATTTCATAATGAACGTGCCATTTACTTGGCTAAAAAAAATGGTATTAACGCCATAGCATTTAATGCTAAAGATATAACTGGTCGTTATGGCTTAAAAACAAACCTTAGAGAGTATTTAGCAAAAACTAAAGCTGTATTAGATGTGGTATTTAATGTACAACCAAAGTTTCTTGGAAAAAAAATAGAAATCAAATGA
- a CDS encoding Coq4 family protein yields MKKLRKQLINWLFAISSKIYTRIYKNHEPWAITKNDLLSYSKESLGYSLGLFLKKNNFDLIPKVERHDCYHVLTGYSTKVEDEIALQYLSLGNGKRSPYLFGAVFLGTIILPDYLNYYIESYKIGKQANVFHSLDFKPLLKTNIEQFRKIIFSKKHIQTIKNTSYEQV; encoded by the coding sequence ATGAAAAAATTAAGAAAACAACTTATTAATTGGCTTTTCGCCATTTCTAGTAAAATCTACACTCGTATTTATAAAAACCATGAGCCTTGGGCAATTACTAAAAACGACCTACTCTCCTATTCTAAAGAAAGTTTAGGATACAGTTTAGGTTTATTTTTAAAGAAAAATAATTTCGATCTTATTCCAAAAGTGGAGCGTCACGATTGCTACCATGTTTTAACTGGTTACAGCACAAAAGTAGAAGACGAAATTGCCTTGCAATACTTAAGTTTAGGTAATGGTAAGCGAAGTCCTTATTTATTTGGAGCTGTTTTTTTAGGCACCATTATTCTACCAGATTATTTAAACTATTATATAGAATCTTATAAAATTGGAAAGCAAGCAAATGTGTTTCATAGCCTTGATTTTAAGCCCTTATTAAAGACAAATATTGAACAATTTAGAAAAATTATTTTTTCTAAAAAACACATCCAAACTATTAAAAACACAAGTTATGAACAGGTTTAA
- a CDS encoding DUF4173 domain-containing protein, with translation MKQTIIIISSFLFSTLFYGQNIGLNISLFSLLTLIILIIGNTNKFKNKTTIAYTILYLLTAALVFFQHSFLAFITNIVVFFTLVGNVTESKSSIFVNWLNGIYTSVAGFFHRNLDFNKEEETPKLKKDIDVLHWAKLIGIPLIFIIVFILLYKNGNSVFNALISQINFKFINIQWVLFSVLGYFLFSNIINPVQVEPATQSDLKSGNTLLKTDSFSEEKLKKEKQLGTTLMLLLNVLIVFYLVTDIIALSASSSYDAVALSSQVHNGINALIASIIIAIVIILYFFRGNINFYKDNKTLKNLAFVWIILNAALIILIAFKNNDYVTAYGLTYKRLGVYIYLLLTFIGLITTFLKVLKIKNLLFLFRINTQIAFVLLIGLSTVNWDAFITRYNINNVESLDVNYLIRLSNNNSFILYDLREKGTLSPNNNRAIYVKHKAYLKKLNTRNWQEYTFANFKENTNTETHNY, from the coding sequence ATGAAGCAAACTATCATCATTATCTCGTCTTTCTTGTTCAGCACTTTATTCTATGGTCAGAATATTGGTTTAAACATATCCCTTTTTAGCTTACTCACTTTAATTATTTTAATTATTGGTAACACCAATAAATTTAAAAACAAAACAACAATAGCGTACACAATACTCTACTTATTAACCGCTGCGTTAGTGTTCTTCCAACATTCGTTTTTAGCTTTTATTACTAATATTGTTGTCTTCTTTACTTTAGTTGGAAACGTTACAGAATCTAAATCTTCAATTTTTGTAAACTGGTTAAATGGTATATATACAAGTGTTGCTGGTTTTTTTCATAGAAATTTAGACTTCAATAAAGAAGAAGAAACACCCAAATTAAAAAAAGACATAGACGTTTTACATTGGGCAAAGCTTATAGGTATTCCTTTAATTTTTATAATTGTTTTTATTCTACTATACAAAAACGGAAATTCTGTTTTTAATGCTCTTATTTCTCAAATCAACTTTAAGTTTATCAACATACAATGGGTTCTATTTTCAGTCTTAGGTTATTTTTTATTCAGCAATATTATAAACCCTGTACAAGTTGAACCTGCAACGCAATCTGACCTAAAATCTGGAAATACACTTTTAAAAACCGATAGTTTTTCCGAAGAAAAATTAAAAAAAGAAAAGCAGTTAGGTACAACACTTATGCTTTTACTTAATGTTTTAATTGTATTCTATTTAGTTACAGACATTATAGCTTTAAGTGCTTCATCATCTTATGATGCTGTTGCGCTATCGAGTCAGGTTCACAATGGTATTAATGCGCTAATTGCTTCGATTATAATTGCTATTGTAATTATTCTGTACTTTTTTAGAGGAAATATAAACTTCTATAAAGACAATAAAACACTTAAAAATTTAGCGTTTGTTTGGATTATATTAAATGCAGCTTTAATAATTCTAATTGCATTTAAAAACAACGATTACGTTACTGCTTATGGGCTCACATACAAACGCTTAGGTGTTTACATTTACTTATTACTCACTTTTATTGGTCTAATAACAACGTTTTTAAAAGTACTTAAAATTAAGAACTTATTGTTTCTATTTAGAATCAATACACAAATAGCTTTTGTTTTACTTATTGGCTTAAGCACTGTTAATTGGGATGCATTTATTACTAGATACAATATTAACAATGTAGAGTCTTTAGATGTAAATTATCTAATACGCTTATCTAATAACAACTCTTTTATTTTATATGATTTGCGCGAAAAAGGGACATTAAGCCCAAATAACAATCGTGCAATATATGTAAAACACAAAGCGTATTTAAAGAAGCTTAATACTAGAAATTGGCAAGAATACACCTTTGCAAATTTTAAAGAGAATACTAATACAGAAACACATAACTACTAA
- a CDS encoding transcriptional regulator, with protein sequence MSIIININKLFDHRIRLGIMSILMVNEYADFNMLKELLGATDGNLASHTKALEKAEYIKIEKQFIGKKPNTRYSTTKLGKAEFKKHINALEKLIHKS encoded by the coding sequence ATGAGCATAATCATTAACATAAATAAACTATTCGATCACAGAATTAGATTAGGCATCATGTCTATTTTAATGGTGAATGAGTATGCCGATTTTAACATGCTTAAAGAGTTACTTGGTGCAACCGATGGCAATTTAGCAAGCCACACCAAAGCCTTAGAAAAAGCAGAGTACATAAAAATTGAAAAACAATTTATTGGCAAAAAACCAAACACAAGATATAGCACAACTAAGCTTGGTAAAGCCGAATTTAAAAAACACATTAATGCCTTAGAAAAACTAATACATAAATCTTAA
- a CDS encoding transglutaminase domain-containing protein encodes MKKYLLLFILSLSFQLLIAQDYNLLDDKVNQYPKQFHSIESLAKRISSDFTTDIDKTRALFYWLSNNITYDNDDANDGKGTYKRIKLDKNYKTKLTEQQIKYANRCLRKQMAVCEGYSQIMKHTLDILDIECEVISGYAKKNAREIGRVRNTSNHAWNAVKLNNEWQLIDATWSAGEYNSQAISTYFLIQPEQLILSHLPKDSKWQLLDKPITKSKFFFRPVIFYTYYTSGLKLNKNQIGLLKVKTGEKIKLVFSKINETISYRYEFKNQPYTSPLKFKKEKDNYAVEIAFNETRNSELTIYSNNTGVLEFKILVAK; translated from the coding sequence ATGAAAAAATACCTACTTCTTTTTATTCTTTCACTTTCATTTCAATTGCTAATTGCACAAGACTATAATTTATTAGATGATAAAGTTAATCAATATCCTAAACAATTTCATTCTATTGAATCTTTAGCAAAGCGAATTTCTTCAGATTTCACAACAGATATTGACAAAACAAGAGCTTTATTTTACTGGTTATCAAATAATATAACTTACGACAATGATGACGCAAATGATGGTAAAGGAACCTACAAAAGAATTAAATTAGACAAGAACTACAAGACCAAATTAACTGAGCAGCAAATAAAATATGCAAATAGGTGTTTACGCAAGCAAATGGCTGTTTGTGAAGGCTACTCTCAAATCATGAAACACACCTTAGATATTTTAGATATTGAATGTGAAGTTATATCAGGCTATGCGAAAAAAAATGCACGAGAAATAGGAAGAGTAAGAAACACAAGTAATCACGCATGGAATGCTGTTAAACTTAATAATGAATGGCAGTTAATAGATGCAACATGGTCTGCTGGAGAATACAATTCTCAAGCCATTAGCACTTATTTTCTAATACAACCAGAGCAACTTATTCTTTCGCATCTACCAAAGGACTCTAAATGGCAATTATTAGATAAACCTATTACTAAGTCTAAATTCTTTTTTCGACCTGTGATATTTTACACCTATTACACTTCTGGTTTAAAACTAAATAAAAATCAAATTGGATTACTAAAGGTTAAAACAGGTGAAAAAATTAAACTTGTTTTTTCAAAAATAAACGAAACGATTTCTTATAGATATGAGTTTAAAAATCAGCCTTATACTTCTCCTCTAAAATTTAAAAAAGAAAAAGATAATTACGCTGTAGAAATAGCGTTTAATGAAACAAGAAACTCTGAACTAACAATATACAGTAACAATACTGGTGTTCTTGAATTTAAGATTTTAGTAGCAAAATAA
- a CDS encoding DUF1801 domain-containing protein — MNPAEDYILNQPERYRSILLHVQVIIEHTIPEAELKYKWRIPCYYVGKRPICYLNASHKNEFVDIAFWHSSYITKHTEYLVSENRKVVKSLRYKTLEAINDTVLISILKQVAQNIK; from the coding sequence ATGAACCCAGCAGAAGATTACATCTTAAACCAGCCAGAACGGTATCGTTCTATATTATTGCATGTGCAAGTTATTATAGAGCATACAATCCCTGAAGCTGAATTAAAATACAAATGGAGAATACCTTGTTATTATGTTGGTAAACGTCCTATTTGCTATTTAAATGCGAGCCATAAAAATGAGTTTGTAGATATTGCGTTTTGGCATTCAAGTTATATTACTAAACACACAGAGTATTTGGTAAGTGAAAACCGTAAAGTTGTAAAATCGTTGCGTTATAAAACGTTGGAAGCTATAAATGATACTGTTTTAATTTCTATTTTAAAACAAGTTGCACAAAATATTAAATAG
- a CDS encoding CDGSH iron-sulfur domain-containing protein, whose amino-acid sequence MKENNIKGGDAPIKCELEAGKNYAWCTCGHGDAQPFCNGSHRKANATPSMSFTVEEDKTAYLCTCKLTKNPPYCDGSHK is encoded by the coding sequence ATGAAAGAAAACAATATAAAAGGAGGTGATGCACCCATTAAATGCGAATTAGAGGCTGGCAAAAATTACGCTTGGTGTACTTGTGGCCATGGAGATGCGCAACCATTTTGTAATGGCTCGCACAGAAAAGCTAACGCAACACCTTCAATGAGTTTTACTGTAGAGGAAGACAAAACTGCATATTTATGCACTTGTAAATTAACTAAGAATCCACCTTATTGCGATGGATCTCATAAATAA
- the kdsA gene encoding 3-deoxy-8-phosphooctulonate synthase, producing MQLQDIPKIKHTNSNNFFLLCGPCAIESEDMAFRIAERVLEITNKLEIPYIFKGSFKKANRSRIDSFTGIGDEKALEILAKVSEKFNVPTVTDIHEVSDAAKAAQYVDVLQIPAFLVRQTDLVVAAAKTGKVVNLKKGQFMSPEAMKHAVQKVKDAGSDKAWITDRGTMFGYQDMIVDFRGIPTMRAFAPTVLDVTHSLQQPNQSAGVTGGRPDMIETIARAGIVNNVDGLFIETHFDPANAKSDGANMLHLDNLEGLLTNLTAIRKLVNSL from the coding sequence ATGCAACTTCAAGACATACCTAAAATAAAACATACAAATTCTAATAACTTCTTTCTTTTATGTGGACCATGTGCCATAGAAAGCGAAGACATGGCTTTTAGAATTGCTGAACGTGTTCTAGAAATCACCAATAAATTAGAAATTCCTTACATTTTTAAAGGCAGTTTTAAAAAAGCCAACAGAAGTAGAATAGATAGTTTTACAGGAATTGGAGACGAGAAAGCCTTAGAGATATTAGCTAAAGTTTCAGAAAAATTTAATGTTCCTACAGTTACCGATATTCACGAAGTTAGTGATGCTGCAAAAGCTGCACAATATGTAGATGTATTACAAATACCTGCTTTTTTAGTACGCCAAACAGATTTAGTTGTTGCTGCTGCTAAAACAGGAAAAGTTGTAAACTTAAAGAAAGGACAGTTTATGAGTCCGGAAGCTATGAAACACGCTGTACAAAAAGTTAAAGACGCAGGAAGCGACAAAGCTTGGATTACAGATCGTGGAACTATGTTTGGTTACCAAGATATGATTGTAGATTTTAGAGGCATTCCAACCATGCGAGCATTTGCACCAACAGTTTTAGATGTCACACATTCTCTACAACAACCAAACCAAAGCGCTGGAGTTACAGGTGGAAGACCAGATATGATAGAAACCATTGCACGTGCAGGAATTGTAAATAACGTTGATGGTTTATTTATAGAAACACACTTCGATCCAGCTAATGCAAAAAGTGATGGCGCTAATATGTTACATTTAGATAATTTAGAAGGCTTACTAACTAATTTAACTGCTATTAGAAAATTAGTTAATTCGCTATAA
- the typA gene encoding translational GTPase TypA, producing the protein MTKIINIAIIAHVDHGKTTLVDKIMYHCQLFRENQNTGDLILDNNDLERERGITITSKNVSVVYKGTKINIIDTPGHADFGGEVERVLNMADGVVLLVDAFEGPMPQTRFVLQKAIDLGLKPCVVVNKVDKENCTPDIVHEKVFDLMFELGAEEWQLDFPTVYGSAKNNWMSDDWRNETDNVEPLLDMVLEHVPTPEFKEGTTQMLITSLDFSSFTGRIAIGRLQRGGLVEGQAVSLVKRDGTITKTKIKEVFIFEGLGRKRVESVQTGDICALVGIEGFEIGDTIADIENPEALKSIAIDEPTMSMLFTINDSPFFGKDGKYVTSRHIKDRLEKELEKNLALKLGETGSADKFMVFGRGVLHLSVLIETMRREGYELQIGQPQVIIKEIDGVKCEPIEELTIDLPETVSGRAVEFVTLRKGELLSMEAKGDRMICEFLIPSRGIIGLRNLLLTATAGEAIMAHRYKEYQPLKGAIPGRISGSLVSMENGTAIPYSIDKLQDRGKFFVEPGENIYEGQVIGENSRQDDMNINITKAKKQSNVRSSGADDKAKIVPAIKFSLEEALEYIQKDEYVEVTPNHLRLRKIWLKEADRKRNKIA; encoded by the coding sequence ATGACTAAGATTATTAATATTGCAATTATTGCTCACGTAGATCACGGTAAAACAACATTGGTAGATAAGATTATGTACCACTGTCAACTGTTTCGTGAAAACCAAAACACAGGAGATTTAATCCTTGATAACAACGATTTAGAACGAGAACGTGGTATTACCATTACGTCTAAAAACGTATCTGTTGTTTATAAAGGTACAAAAATTAACATTATTGATACTCCTGGTCACGCCGATTTTGGTGGTGAAGTTGAGCGTGTTTTAAACATGGCTGATGGTGTTGTTTTATTAGTAGATGCTTTTGAAGGACCAATGCCTCAAACGCGTTTTGTATTACAAAAAGCGATTGACTTAGGTTTAAAGCCTTGTGTGGTTGTAAATAAAGTTGATAAAGAAAACTGTACTCCTGATATTGTACATGAAAAAGTTTTCGATCTTATGTTTGAACTTGGTGCAGAAGAGTGGCAGTTGGATTTTCCAACAGTTTACGGTAGTGCTAAGAACAACTGGATGAGTGACGACTGGAGAAATGAAACTGATAATGTTGAACCATTATTAGATATGGTTCTTGAGCATGTTCCAACACCTGAATTTAAGGAAGGAACAACGCAAATGTTAATTACATCTTTAGATTTCTCTTCTTTTACTGGTCGTATTGCAATTGGTAGATTACAAAGAGGTGGTCTTGTAGAAGGACAAGCAGTTTCTTTAGTAAAAAGAGATGGTACTATTACAAAAACTAAAATAAAAGAGGTATTTATATTTGAAGGTTTAGGACGTAAACGAGTAGAGAGCGTTCAAACTGGAGATATTTGTGCATTAGTAGGAATTGAAGGTTTCGAAATTGGAGATACAATTGCTGATATTGAAAATCCGGAAGCTTTAAAATCTATTGCGATAGATGAACCTACAATGAGTATGTTATTTACAATTAACGATTCGCCTTTCTTTGGAAAGGATGGAAAGTATGTAACATCTCGTCATATTAAAGACCGTTTAGAAAAAGAATTAGAAAAGAATTTAGCACTTAAACTAGGTGAAACTGGTAGTGCAGATAAATTTATGGTTTTTGGTCGTGGTGTATTACACTTATCGGTATTAATCGAAACTATGCGTCGTGAAGGTTACGAGCTTCAAATTGGACAGCCACAAGTAATCATTAAAGAAATTGATGGTGTTAAATGTGAGCCAATTGAAGAGTTAACTATTGACCTTCCAGAAACTGTTTCTGGTAGAGCCGTAGAGTTTGTAACATTACGTAAAGGAGAGTTACTTTCTATGGAAGCAAAAGGAGATCGTATGATTTGCGAATTCTTAATCCCTTCTCGTGGTATTATTGGTTTACGTAACTTATTATTAACAGCTACAGCTGGTGAAGCTATTATGGCACACCGTTATAAAGAATACCAGCCTTTAAAAGGTGCTATTCCTGGTCGTATTTCTGGATCTTTAGTATCTATGGAGAATGGTACTGCAATTCCTTATTCTATTGATAAATTACAAGATAGAGGTAAGTTTTTTGTTGAGCCTGGAGAAAATATTTATGAAGGTCAAGTAATTGGTGAGAACTCTCGTCAAGACGATATGAATATTAACATTACAAAAGCTAAAAAGCAGAGTAATGTACGTTCTTCTGGAGCAGATGATAAAGCTAAAATTGTACCTGCAATTAAATTCTCTTTAGAGGAAGCTTTAGAATACATCCAAAAAGATGAGTATGTTGAGGTTACACCAAACCACTTACGTTTACGTAAAATTTGGTTAAAAGAAGCAGACAGAAAAAGAAATAAAATTGCTTAA
- a CDS encoding GNAT family N-acetyltransferase — protein sequence MDYHSDRFEDFSLMVFKDEKLFAVLPANRKGNQLFSHQGLSYGSFVISKKTRIPDYFNAISALLKWINAEGFLEINIKQLPFIYNKNIAEEFEYVLGEIDYNIVANNSYYVLDNLKEYKPNRNRARGIKKAQKQMELVDSGMDYFWKNILIKNLKNKFGVKPVHTYSEIASLQAKFPNEIKFYAAKEGTALHAGVVLFITKNVVHFQYSSGKEDRDETGALDFLFDVIIKKYSNYKYISFGSAATDDTLKIDSGLAYWKESFGAYLMPQRTYAIKTSSGINLEAAFK from the coding sequence ATGGACTATCATAGTGATCGATTCGAGGATTTTTCGCTAATGGTTTTTAAAGATGAAAAGCTTTTTGCAGTATTACCAGCAAATAGAAAAGGAAATCAGCTGTTTTCGCATCAAGGTTTAAGTTATGGGAGTTTTGTTATTTCTAAAAAAACGAGAATACCAGACTATTTTAATGCTATAAGCGCGCTGTTAAAATGGATAAATGCTGAAGGCTTTTTAGAGATAAATATTAAACAACTACCTTTTATTTATAATAAGAATATTGCCGAAGAGTTTGAATATGTATTGGGAGAAATAGATTACAATATTGTAGCTAATAACAGTTATTATGTTTTAGATAATTTAAAAGAATATAAACCCAATAGAAATAGAGCAAGAGGTATAAAGAAAGCTCAAAAGCAAATGGAGCTAGTAGATTCTGGAATGGATTATTTTTGGAAAAATATATTAATTAAAAACTTAAAAAATAAGTTTGGTGTAAAACCAGTACATACATATAGCGAGATTGCTTCTTTACAAGCTAAATTCCCTAACGAAATAAAATTTTATGCCGCTAAAGAAGGAACTGCTTTACATGCAGGAGTAGTGTTGTTTATTACAAAAAATGTAGTACATTTTCAATACAGTTCTGGGAAAGAAGATAGAGATGAAACGGGAGCGTTAGATTTCTTGTTTGATGTTATTATTAAAAAATATTCTAATTATAAATATATAAGTTTTGGTAGTGCAGCAACAGACGATACGCTTAAAATAGATTCAGGGTTGGCCTATTGGAAAGAAAGTTTTGGTGCTTATTTAATGCCACAACGCACATATGCTATTAAAACAAGTTCAGGTATTAACTTAGAGGCAGCTTTTAAATGA
- a CDS encoding DegT/DnrJ/EryC1/StrS aminotransferase family protein, whose protein sequence is MIKFLDLHKINARFGVQLKAEFQEFLDSGYYVLGKGTTTFETNYANYCGTKYCVGVSNGLDALILVFKAYLQIGKLSKGDEVIVPANTYVASILSIIQAGLKPVFVEPNSATFNCEASTIKKYITSKTKAILTVHLYGQLADSEAISMLAQQHGLLLIEDAAQAHGAENALGKRAGNISNAAAFSFYPSKNLGALGEAGAVTTNDDELAKVVSELRNYGSEKKYENVRLGVNNRIDELQARILNIKLQHLDADNERRRDIAKHYLSKIKNKKITLPFYDGSKNHNFHLFVVLVDNRKAFMDYLLDNGIQSSIHYPKPPHKQKALQEFLELQLPITEHIHRNCVSLPISPVLTEAEVLKVIKTVNAFR, encoded by the coding sequence ATGATTAAATTTTTAGATTTACATAAAATAAATGCGCGCTTTGGTGTCCAACTTAAAGCAGAGTTTCAAGAGTTTTTAGATTCTGGTTACTACGTGTTAGGAAAAGGTACAACAACTTTCGAGACTAATTACGCTAATTATTGTGGTACAAAATATTGTGTAGGCGTTAGCAATGGCTTAGATGCTTTAATTCTTGTTTTTAAAGCATATCTACAAATAGGAAAATTAAGTAAAGGAGACGAAGTTATAGTGCCTGCAAACACATATGTAGCATCTATTCTATCCATTATTCAGGCAGGTTTAAAACCTGTTTTTGTAGAACCCAATAGTGCCACTTTTAATTGTGAAGCTTCAACTATAAAAAAGTATATAACAAGTAAAACCAAAGCAATATTAACTGTGCATTTGTATGGACAGTTGGCAGATAGTGAAGCTATTTCTATGTTAGCTCAACAACATGGCTTATTGTTAATAGAAGATGCTGCGCAAGCGCATGGCGCAGAAAACGCTTTAGGTAAAAGAGCAGGGAATATAAGTAATGCTGCTGCTTTTAGTTTTTATCCAAGTAAGAATTTAGGCGCTTTGGGAGAAGCAGGTGCTGTTACGACTAATGATGATGAACTGGCTAAGGTTGTTTCAGAATTAAGGAATTATGGTTCTGAAAAAAAATACGAGAATGTTAGACTTGGTGTAAATAATAGAATTGATGAACTTCAAGCGCGTATATTAAATATTAAATTACAGCATTTAGACGCTGACAATGAGAGAAGACGTGACATTGCGAAACACTATTTATCAAAAATAAAAAATAAAAAAATTACGCTTCCGTTTTATGATGGTTCTAAAAATCACAACTTTCATTTGTTTGTAGTTTTGGTAGACAATAGGAAGGCGTTTATGGATTACTTACTAGATAACGGAATACAATCTTCTATACATTATCCTAAACCTCCACATAAGCAAAAAGCTTTACAAGAGTTTTTAGAATTACAATTACCAATTACAGAGCATATTCATAGAAACTGTGTAAGTTTACCAATAAGTCCTGTTTTAACGGAAGCTGAAGTGCTTAAAGTTATTAAAACTGTAAACGCTTTTAGATGA
- a CDS encoding O-antigen translocase: MSLNDFKAYFKQHTLLKITSLNSLVICVRLFVSVFIQNLLAETVGASGLAKVGQIRNLISIVTSTSSLGVFNGVVKYTSELKEDKILLNKMFSTTFVFIVVGVLFSSLTLLLFSNTIAVYLFGDIEFVFVIKLLAVIVPSIALNKVFSGVLNGLSAYKKYAKIELFSYLLSSVLFVSFLLQFNLNGVLVAIAITPVLQLLVSIFVFGKTLKKYIKLDTLKLNNIYFKGLLVFTIMSLVSTVLLNFVEIDIRTQISNRISEDEAGNWTAMLFLSKNYMVFSSGLFTLYVIPKFARIQAGMEFKKEVIHIYKTLIPLFGIGMVIIYLFRNVIVNIIYPDFDAMEPLFKWQLLGDFVKIASLVIAHQFLAKKMLVSFVVTEIISLALFYGLSIFLVGIYGTEGVVMAHFFRYIIYFFMVLIIIWYSFKFKKISVSKPQDTV; this comes from the coding sequence ATGAGTTTAAATGATTTTAAGGCCTATTTTAAACAGCATACTTTATTAAAGATTACATCTCTTAATTCTTTAGTAATTTGTGTGAGACTGTTTGTTTCTGTGTTTATTCAGAATTTATTAGCCGAAACGGTTGGTGCTTCTGGGTTAGCAAAAGTAGGGCAGATTAGAAATTTAATAAGTATTGTAACTAGCACGTCTTCTTTAGGTGTTTTTAATGGTGTTGTAAAATATACTTCAGAACTAAAAGAGGATAAGATCCTTTTAAATAAAATGTTTTCGACTACTTTTGTTTTTATAGTAGTTGGTGTTCTTTTTAGCAGCTTAACATTGCTTTTGTTTTCTAATACTATTGCAGTCTATCTATTTGGAGATATTGAGTTTGTATTTGTTATAAAATTACTTGCAGTTATTGTGCCATCAATAGCTTTAAATAAAGTTTTTAGTGGTGTTTTAAACGGACTTTCTGCTTATAAAAAGTATGCAAAAATCGAACTATTTTCGTATTTGCTTTCTAGTGTTTTATTTGTGTCGTTTTTGTTGCAATTTAATCTTAATGGTGTATTGGTTGCCATTGCAATAACTCCAGTTTTACAGTTACTTGTTAGCATTTTTGTATTTGGTAAAACTCTTAAAAAGTATATAAAGCTAGATACTTTAAAGTTAAATAATATTTACTTTAAAGGGCTGCTAGTATTTACCATTATGTCTTTGGTATCTACTGTTTTATTAAATTTTGTAGAAATAGATATTAGAACACAAATTTCTAATCGTATTAGCGAAGATGAAGCAGGAAACTGGACAGCAATGCTTTTTTTATCTAAAAACTATATGGTATTTTCTTCTGGATTATTTACGCTTTATGTAATTCCTAAATTTGCGAGAATACAAGCGGGAATGGAGTTTAAAAAAGAAGTAATACATATTTACAAAACATTAATACCGCTTTTTGGAATTGGTATGGTTATTATTTACCTTTTTAGAAATGTAATTGTAAATATTATTTATCCAGATTTTGATGCTATGGAACCTTTGTTTAAATGGCAGTTGTTAGGAGATTTTGTTAAAATAGCATCTTTGGTAATTGCACATCAATTCTTGGCAAAAAAGATGTTAGTAAGCTTTGTTGTTACCGAAATAATATCGCTAGCCTTATTTTATGGTTTGTCTATTTTTTTGGTAGGTATTTATGGTACAGAAGGTGTTGTAATGGCTCACTTTTTTAGATATATTATCTACTTTTTTATGGTGCTAATTATTATTTGGTACTCTTTTAAATTTAAGAAAATTAGTGTGTCCAAGCCTCAAGATACTGTTTAG